In uncultured Fibrobacter sp., a single genomic region encodes these proteins:
- the tpiA gene encoding triose-phosphate isomerase: MRQYIIAGNWKMNKTVSESVQLAKDIVEAAKDVKKTEVVIAPTYLAAAKVADVVKGTNVKLAIQDIHWKDQGAYTGKVSVDMVKEIGAEYIIIGHSEQRQYFHETEETVNLKVKKTLEAGLKPIICIGETLDQRNGGILKEVLGLQVKGAFKDVSAEDAAKCVLAYEPVWAIGTGVTATDEQAQDTQAYVRSVVKEIYGEAVAEGMRIQYGGSMKGANAAGLLAQKDIDGGLIGGAGLKANTFKEIIDAAEAK, translated from the coding sequence ATGCGTCAGTACATCATTGCTGGTAACTGGAAGATGAATAAGACCGTTAGCGAATCCGTTCAGCTCGCTAAGGATATCGTGGAAGCCGCCAAGGACGTGAAGAAGACCGAAGTCGTCATCGCCCCGACCTACCTCGCCGCTGCCAAGGTTGCCGACGTCGTCAAGGGTACCAACGTGAAGCTCGCCATCCAGGACATCCACTGGAAGGACCAGGGCGCATACACTGGTAAGGTTTCTGTCGACATGGTCAAGGAAATCGGTGCCGAATACATCATCATCGGTCACTCCGAACAGCGCCAGTACTTCCACGAAACGGAAGAAACCGTGAACCTCAAGGTCAAGAAGACCCTCGAGGCCGGTCTGAAGCCGATCATCTGCATCGGTGAAACTCTTGACCAGCGCAACGGCGGCATCCTCAAGGAAGTTCTCGGCCTCCAGGTCAAGGGCGCCTTCAAGGACGTCTCTGCCGAAGACGCTGCCAAGTGCGTGCTCGCCTACGAACCGGTCTGGGCTATCGGTACCGGCGTGACGGCCACCGACGAACAGGCTCAGGACACTCAGGCCTACGTCCGCTCCGTGGTCAAGGAAATCTACGGCGAAGCCGTTGCCGAAGGCATGCGCATCCAGTACGGTGGCTCCATGAAGGGCGCCAACGCTGCCGGCCTCCTCGCCCAGAAGGACATCGACGGCGGTCTCATTGGCGGTGCAGGTCTCAAGGCCAACACCTTCAAGGAAATCATCGACGCTGCCGAAGCTAAGTAA
- a CDS encoding DUF5683 domain-containing protein, with translation MKLRLMLIFLFFAAFACVPALAGDVYVQKGKTGIPEIDTLPVNEWDVPTEHNSLLYTMLLSVFPGGGQYYTGHYIRGGFITGIEALLVYEVVFNKSWQRDRIYEQVRPFQDSVAYFSRLVATAPNRDSIKYYQEQRMDYVNRVRTLSDKKMEQEDLRKAETAWLYGLHLYGMFDAFGIWYNNHYRSVEQRSMKKALLLAIIPGFGQMYNGEFGKAGLLYMSIIGASTSIWTSQNMVEYYLGRKHILEQEDVEPEDFDKIAERVTYYRKNRNQYIWAMALLYLYSMADAVVDALLSDFDNPVHLALLPNLGTGGAQAVFTFDF, from the coding sequence ATGAAGCTTCGATTGATGCTCATATTCCTCTTTTTTGCAGCCTTCGCGTGCGTTCCCGCGCTTGCGGGCGATGTCTATGTGCAAAAGGGGAAGACGGGTATTCCAGAAATTGACACGCTCCCTGTGAACGAGTGGGACGTGCCGACGGAGCACAACTCGCTCCTCTATACGATGCTGCTCAGCGTTTTCCCAGGAGGCGGTCAATATTACACGGGGCATTATATCCGTGGTGGTTTTATCACCGGAATAGAGGCCCTTCTTGTGTACGAGGTTGTTTTCAACAAGTCCTGGCAGCGTGACCGCATCTACGAGCAAGTGAGGCCGTTCCAAGATTCTGTGGCGTACTTCTCGCGACTGGTTGCGACGGCTCCGAACCGCGACAGTATCAAGTATTATCAAGAACAGCGCATGGACTATGTGAACCGAGTCCGCACGCTGAGCGACAAGAAAATGGAGCAAGAAGACTTGAGGAAGGCTGAAACCGCATGGCTATACGGTCTTCATTTGTATGGAATGTTTGATGCTTTTGGCATCTGGTACAACAACCACTATAGGAGTGTCGAACAGCGGAGCATGAAGAAGGCTTTGTTGCTTGCAATTATCCCTGGGTTTGGGCAGATGTACAACGGGGAGTTTGGTAAGGCGGGCCTCCTCTACATGAGTATTATCGGGGCTTCGACGAGTATATGGACTTCGCAGAATATGGTGGAATACTATTTGGGGCGAAAGCACATTCTTGAACAGGAAGATGTTGAACCGGAAGATTTTGACAAGATTGCGGAACGTGTCACTTATTACCGCAAGAACCGCAACCAGTATATTTGGGCGATGGCTTTGCTTTACCTGTATTCCATGGCCGATGCCGTTGTCGACGCCCTGCTGAGCGATTTCGACAATCCTGTGCATTTGGCCCTGCTGCCCAATTTGGGGACCGGCGGCGCCCAAGCCGTGTTTACGTTTGATTTTTAG
- the secG gene encoding preprotein translocase subunit SecG, with protein sequence MTTLFWILIVIHVFLCLFLMLLVLMQNDKMGGLAGLGGMTSQSAFSTAGAATFIQKLTRGVAVVFFLVVFALGLITAKQDRTVEESAMQKATRESAAQQQNAPAPALPGNFTAPAAEAPAPATEVPAGEAK encoded by the coding sequence ATGACAACTCTCTTTTGGATTCTGATCGTCATTCACGTTTTCCTGTGCTTGTTCCTCATGTTGCTCGTTCTCATGCAGAACGACAAGATGGGTGGCCTCGCAGGTCTCGGTGGCATGACTTCTCAATCTGCATTCTCCACCGCAGGTGCTGCGACCTTCATCCAGAAGCTGACTCGTGGCGTCGCCGTGGTTTTCTTCCTCGTGGTTTTCGCCCTCGGCCTCATCACGGCCAAGCAGGACCGCACCGTGGAAGAATCTGCCATGCAGAAGGCTACTCGCGAATCTGCTGCCCAGCAGCAGAACGCTCCGGCACCGGCACTCCCGGGTAACTTCACCGCTCCGGCAGCTGAAGCTCCGGCACCGGCAACCGAAGTCCCGGCCGGAGAAGCCAAGTAA
- the murD gene encoding UDP-N-acetylmuramoyl-L-alanine--D-glutamate ligase, whose translation MQNSIVAPVGVLGFGVEGQSTFNYLVRNGIKDIVVMDKNPVSLPKVPAGVNVKTFSGDNYMDGLKDCVTVVRSAGVYPMSQELFKFQMNGGLMTSQIQLFLEQTKSKKVVGVTGTLGKGSTVSMISHILTKCGVSNEIGGNFGVPALDLLENEPNDRVSILELSSFQLMTLSLSPDVAVVLRVSTEHLDWHKSVEEYRDAKANLVRWQKRSGTCVFLKDAAPTAKIAAESPATTKYAITLADGPNFGDGDAVIDGATLAIDDEKLFLADCKVRGIYQLENMAAATLAVKALGIKVADAFEALKSYETLPFRMEFKGEKNGIEFYNDSYATRPDATIAATASMKRPFALILGGSEKNADFTELSKILVNDRPNLKRIALIGATAQRMLESLQQAGLQIPANIFPTLEEAFADSLAIGKGGTVIMSPACASFGLFKNYKVRGQVFDKLVAEL comes from the coding sequence ATGCAGAATTCTATTGTCGCCCCTGTTGGCGTTTTGGGCTTTGGCGTCGAAGGCCAGAGCACGTTCAACTACCTTGTCCGTAACGGAATCAAGGACATTGTCGTGATGGACAAGAACCCGGTCAGTTTGCCGAAAGTGCCCGCTGGCGTAAACGTGAAGACGTTCAGCGGCGACAACTACATGGACGGTCTCAAGGACTGCGTGACCGTGGTACGCTCGGCAGGCGTGTACCCGATGAGCCAGGAACTGTTCAAGTTCCAGATGAACGGCGGGCTCATGACGAGCCAGATTCAATTGTTTTTAGAACAAACTAAATCAAAGAAAGTTGTAGGCGTTACGGGTACGCTCGGCAAGGGTTCCACCGTGAGCATGATCAGCCACATCCTTACAAAATGCGGCGTGAGCAACGAGATTGGCGGCAACTTCGGCGTGCCGGCACTTGATCTGCTAGAAAACGAACCGAACGACCGCGTGAGCATCCTCGAGCTTTCGAGCTTCCAGCTGATGACGCTTTCCCTGTCGCCCGACGTGGCCGTGGTGCTGCGCGTTTCGACAGAACACCTGGACTGGCACAAGAGTGTCGAGGAGTACCGCGATGCAAAGGCGAACCTTGTGCGCTGGCAGAAACGCAGCGGCACCTGCGTCTTTTTAAAAGACGCAGCTCCGACGGCGAAGATCGCCGCCGAGAGCCCGGCCACGACCAAGTATGCCATCACGCTCGCTGATGGGCCGAACTTTGGCGACGGAGACGCCGTTATCGACGGCGCCACCCTCGCCATCGACGACGAAAAGCTATTCCTTGCAGACTGCAAGGTACGCGGCATCTACCAGCTCGAGAACATGGCGGCGGCGACCCTCGCCGTGAAGGCGCTGGGCATCAAGGTTGCCGACGCTTTCGAAGCCCTCAAGAGCTACGAGACGCTCCCCTTCCGCATGGAATTCAAGGGCGAAAAGAACGGCATCGAGTTCTACAACGACAGCTACGCCACCCGCCCCGACGCGACGATCGCCGCCACGGCGAGCATGAAGCGCCCCTTCGCGCTCATCCTCGGCGGCTCCGAGAAGAACGCCGACTTCACCGAGCTTTCGAAAATCCTCGTGAACGACCGCCCGAACCTCAAGCGCATTGCGCTCATCGGCGCGACCGCGCAACGCATGCTTGAGTCGCTCCAGCAGGCCGGGCTCCAGATTCCTGCGAACATCTTCCCCACTTTAGAAGAAGCGTTTGCCGACAGCCTTGCCATCGGCAAGGGCGGAACGGTCATCATGAGCCCCGCCTGCGCCAGCTTTGGCCTATTCAAGAACTATAAAGTCCGTGGCCAGGTGTTCGACAAGCTGGTCGCCGAGCTGTGA
- a CDS encoding CinA family protein, whose product MKMNDATNSHENLQAEIHDLAVAIKAALIERGEMMATAESCTGGLVASSIVNEAGSSAILKGGIVAYQNEVKTKLLGVPESTLMEHGAVSAETVEAMAEGALRQFDCQWAVSTSGIAGPGGGTPEKPVGTVWMCVANHCKKIAFCEIFSGNRDKIREKSVYTVLGKLLFELNNQKSTCTKEH is encoded by the coding sequence ATGAAGATGAATGACGCAACAAATTCGCACGAAAACCTCCAGGCAGAGATTCACGACCTGGCCGTTGCCATCAAGGCAGCCCTCATCGAGCGGGGCGAGATGATGGCCACGGCGGAGTCTTGCACCGGCGGGCTCGTGGCGAGCAGCATCGTCAACGAGGCCGGCTCCTCCGCTATCCTGAAGGGTGGCATCGTCGCCTACCAGAACGAGGTCAAGACCAAGTTGTTGGGCGTCCCCGAATCCACGCTGATGGAACACGGAGCCGTCAGCGCAGAGACGGTCGAGGCCATGGCCGAGGGAGCTCTCCGCCAATTCGATTGCCAATGGGCCGTTTCTACCTCTGGAATCGCAGGACCCGGAGGCGGCACCCCCGAAAAACCGGTCGGTACGGTATGGATGTGCGTCGCGAACCATTGTAAAAAAATCGCTTTTTGCGAAATTTTTTCAGGAAATCGGGACAAAATCCGCGAAAAAAGCGTCTATACAGTGTTGGGCAAGTTACTTTTTGAGTTAAATAACCAAAAAAGCACTTGCACAAAAGAACACTAA
- a CDS encoding histidine phosphatase family protein: protein MLLWTIRHSKPYNPKDVCYGRLDFDVSPTFPEESDGAIQAFLATGAKPSKLYSSPLLRCMRLADKVSAATNLPIEKIDAIQEINFGNWEGQKLTEVPRSEMYAWQKDLRGFRFPCGESFYDVDLRAGNFLDTLPDNGEFLWVTHAGVIAAIMHSRCGLPDNRFVEGEFSYTMVTRFEFTRDSEGHYKGAYTKIHDGIQMPPLVME, encoded by the coding sequence ATGCTCCTCTGGACCATCCGACACAGCAAGCCATACAACCCCAAAGATGTCTGCTACGGCAGGCTCGACTTTGACGTATCCCCCACCTTCCCGGAAGAATCCGATGGAGCCATCCAGGCGTTTTTGGCAACCGGAGCAAAGCCGTCAAAACTGTATTCGAGCCCGCTCCTGCGCTGCATGCGCCTCGCCGACAAGGTTTCTGCGGCGACAAACCTCCCCATCGAGAAAATTGACGCCATCCAGGAAATCAACTTCGGCAATTGGGAAGGGCAAAAACTGACGGAAGTACCAAGGAGCGAGATGTACGCCTGGCAAAAAGACCTCCGAGGGTTCCGTTTCCCGTGCGGAGAATCTTTTTACGACGTGGACCTGCGGGCCGGAAATTTCCTTGACACGCTCCCCGACAATGGCGAATTCCTGTGGGTAACCCACGCCGGGGTCATCGCGGCCATCATGCACTCGCGGTGCGGACTCCCCGACAACCGGTTTGTCGAAGGCGAGTTCTCGTACACCATGGTCACCCGGTTCGAGTTTACGCGGGACAGCGAAGGCCACTACAAAGGAGCATACACCAAAATCCACGACGGAATACAGATGCCGCCGTTGGTGATGGAGTAG
- the recA gene encoding recombinase RecA yields the protein MAKKTNSTSNLSADKAKAVEAAIAQIEKNYGKGSIMALGSQPVQDIPVIPTGCIQLDMALGVGGFPRGRIIEIYGPESSGKTTLTLHAIAEAQKLGGVAAFIDAEHAFDAVYARKLGVDIESLLVSQPDTGEQALDIAETLVRSGAIDIIVIDSVAALVPQAEINGEMGDNHVGLQARLMSQALRKLTGILSKSNTCMLFINQLRMKIGVMFGNPETTTGGNALKFYATQRIDIRRIAAIKDGEEVIGNRTRVKVVKNKVAAPFTQCEFDILYGCGISREASILDLASELDIIQKSGSWFSYNNERIGQGRENTRLFLKDNPELCNEIEQRIRESMKDVELFKLSEQDAVSADEDGEVPAIEEA from the coding sequence ATGGCAAAAAAAACAAACTCTACCAGCAACCTTTCCGCCGATAAAGCCAAGGCCGTCGAGGCCGCAATCGCCCAAATTGAAAAGAACTACGGTAAAGGTTCTATCATGGCTCTTGGGAGCCAGCCTGTCCAAGACATTCCCGTCATCCCGACCGGGTGCATCCAGCTCGACATGGCACTCGGCGTGGGAGGTTTCCCCCGCGGTCGTATCATCGAGATTTACGGCCCCGAATCCTCCGGCAAGACGACGCTTACCCTGCACGCTATTGCCGAAGCCCAGAAGCTTGGCGGCGTAGCCGCCTTCATCGATGCCGAACACGCCTTCGACGCCGTGTACGCCCGCAAGCTGGGCGTCGATATCGAGTCGCTCCTCGTCTCGCAGCCCGACACCGGCGAGCAGGCCCTCGACATTGCCGAGACTCTCGTCCGTTCCGGCGCTATCGACATCATCGTCATTGACTCCGTGGCAGCCCTCGTGCCGCAAGCCGAAATCAACGGCGAAATGGGCGACAACCATGTTGGCCTGCAGGCCCGCCTCATGAGCCAGGCGCTCCGCAAGCTCACCGGCATTCTCTCCAAGTCCAACACCTGCATGCTGTTCATCAACCAGCTGCGCATGAAGATCGGCGTGATGTTCGGCAACCCCGAAACCACTACCGGCGGTAACGCACTCAAGTTCTACGCCACCCAGCGTATCGACATCCGCCGTATCGCAGCCATCAAGGACGGCGAAGAGGTTATCGGCAACCGCACCCGCGTGAAGGTCGTGAAGAACAAGGTGGCAGCGCCGTTCACCCAGTGCGAATTCGACATTCTCTATGGCTGCGGCATCTCCCGCGAAGCCTCCATCCTCGACCTCGCCAGCGAACTGGACATCATCCAGAAGAGCGGCTCCTGGTTCAGCTACAACAACGAACGCATCGGTCAGGGCCGCGAAAACACGCGCCTGTTCCTCAAGGACAATCCGGAGCTCTGCAACGAAATCGAACAGAGAATCCGCGAAAGCATGAAGGACGTCGAGCTGTTCAAGCTGAGCGAACAGGATGCTGTCTCTGCCGACGAAGACGGCGAAGTTCCCGCCATCGAAGAAGCATAA
- a CDS encoding cadherin repeat domain-containing protein — MIHLSTNGASKVVWRGTVCSDKGQNGYELTGDAFSKGHATINCDSSRIPAIDETLDVPKVDWNYNFDKVIDGDWVFDKNTNVDTTRRVSIIDIPSGTGEFYDILVTRNLEVHDGCDTLYVNNPHNRYVRIFVKGSMTVQGGKHNLVILDKNGPVTNANYGGNLLIYSPNDIDFPASECIYQGTFISGGTIHFWQHYRFAGQLLAGKRVSIDADFMAGDFRYVPFYPSVIDIDARAYEDNEVRGDTVKLVLSKDPPTRVTFNYCFSLKDANSCDGYKDDEFCEDANVNDVETTSFASLPLCGRDTAYGEFEKGSRTMKNPIIFHAKDDPYEEDNERVIVKVFNLTAAITPNGDRNPDASYSMKFIIVDNDKKPVSMDTTVSSKVNEVLTITSFPAFGPDSVTPMKTYNVVIKSIPSVGTLTYNGTAVAVGDVIKATPGTSDPAIGQITGLTFTPVKDAYGTPYATIEFDLCKVDAPNICDKGKKMFINVVNVEFTIRENAPIDTLVGMLDDIRISGPLTCTIISGDAGTTFKFDSTSLILNSALDYETKPSYGFFAKCSNGTEYDSTVISVIVVDENEAPEVRDTIFHVLENQPIGTVVDTLPVLDEDRNLDFLHNTLKIIAGDSDKYAIGDSTGVITTKVVLDYEADKFDTLFVQVKDSDGNVDTARVIIVVDNEVETSTIVITKAETQDTTWEFPKDTLYINRTEINLSWTADGIPQPDTLVTDLHEGFNTVTLTYYDKTKDHGTVATIVIFVCTRTPEVKVAVDVKPPVADNIYTIVEQVPASDTSYYVNKTENVILVEVREPILDATYTDSTCNYSEQKMSITAKLDTLAIGADVYKKMNEIAKANILLDITPSEPATKSNANDSLILVEYFTKAGGEKVKVSYYTDSKGDVIKNAAGIEVMTVSYETKDSKGNKITVSYQADAITGKLIEQWNGGTYIVTYPYTDKAGRTIDISYFVSSKGKVMKNEEGNPGFEVAYEYTNKLFGNTSRRSVFVVLDTIKPVVNIESPADGSKVHTNFVNVIWTVNDVKQDTLNMQGLVKGTNPIIRYYRDKAGNTDSALVFVVLKNPKDLDIHVEKPVTVVTSDRVEEYYAEAGAPKKNQTFAVSVYNNSKAAEEEILIGGKMKTTKGSGDEPYPGKEDHLGPTVTIDVKMPVASSVGGLATFDDIVSSDGLVSVDGVDAQGGKKMAPSQYVAEYCTEEFQESFSGDLSRLNLYNTKLSVHIWVYTNLGNFVDDYSFDVDLNDPDYVNKGGMLSMAFELKPDLGGYVHTKSGKLMGTGAYLYKTEVTMRTTLRCTLPPIAEGMPAANLKGAKRKVSEDMLRPFGYKRPPMKKK, encoded by the coding sequence GTGATACACCTGAGCACAAATGGTGCTAGTAAGGTGGTTTGGCGAGGAACTGTTTGTAGCGACAAAGGTCAAAATGGATATGAACTCACGGGTGATGCTTTTTCAAAAGGCCATGCGACCATAAATTGCGACAGTTCTAGGATTCCTGCAATTGATGAAACTTTGGATGTTCCTAAAGTTGACTGGAACTATAATTTTGATAAGGTCATTGACGGTGATTGGGTCTTTGACAAGAATACAAATGTGGATACAACGAGAAGGGTATCCATTATCGATATTCCGTCGGGTACGGGTGAGTTCTACGATATTCTTGTCACGCGCAATTTGGAAGTGCATGATGGTTGCGATACTCTTTATGTTAATAACCCGCACAATCGCTATGTCCGTATTTTTGTTAAGGGATCCATGACAGTTCAAGGGGGTAAGCATAATCTTGTTATCCTTGACAAGAATGGGCCTGTCACTAATGCGAACTATGGCGGAAATCTCTTGATATACAGCCCGAACGATATTGATTTTCCTGCTTCAGAATGCATTTACCAGGGAACGTTTATTTCCGGTGGCACAATCCATTTTTGGCAACATTATAGGTTCGCCGGACAACTATTGGCGGGGAAAAGGGTTAGTATTGACGCAGACTTCATGGCTGGCGACTTCCGCTATGTGCCGTTCTATCCGTCTGTAATCGACATAGATGCCAGGGCCTACGAAGACAACGAGGTGCGTGGCGATACCGTCAAGCTGGTTCTCTCCAAGGATCCTCCGACCCGCGTCACGTTCAATTACTGCTTCTCCCTCAAGGATGCAAACTCCTGTGATGGTTATAAGGACGACGAGTTCTGCGAAGATGCCAATGTGAACGATGTGGAGACGACTTCTTTTGCTAGCCTCCCGCTTTGCGGAAGGGATACGGCCTATGGCGAATTCGAGAAGGGCTCGAGGACAATGAAGAATCCCATCATTTTCCATGCCAAGGACGACCCGTACGAGGAAGATAATGAACGCGTTATCGTAAAAGTCTTTAATTTGACGGCTGCCATTACCCCGAACGGGGACCGCAATCCCGATGCTAGCTATTCGATGAAGTTCATCATCGTGGATAACGACAAGAAGCCGGTTTCCATGGATACGACGGTATCCTCCAAGGTGAATGAGGTTTTGACGATTACCAGTTTCCCTGCATTTGGTCCTGATAGTGTTACTCCGATGAAGACTTATAACGTTGTCATCAAGAGCATCCCTTCTGTCGGGACTTTGACGTATAATGGAACGGCCGTGGCTGTGGGCGATGTCATCAAGGCAACTCCGGGTACCTCTGACCCGGCTATTGGCCAGATTACCGGGCTCACGTTCACTCCGGTCAAGGATGCCTACGGTACGCCGTATGCGACGATTGAATTTGATTTGTGCAAGGTGGACGCTCCGAATATCTGCGACAAGGGCAAGAAAATGTTCATCAATGTCGTGAACGTGGAGTTTACCATCAGGGAAAATGCTCCGATTGATACTCTTGTCGGGATGTTGGACGACATAAGAATCTCGGGCCCATTGACCTGTACGATCATTTCTGGTGATGCCGGGACAACGTTTAAGTTTGATTCGACCTCCCTCATTTTGAATTCTGCGCTTGATTACGAGACCAAGCCGTCTTATGGATTCTTTGCGAAGTGTTCCAACGGAACGGAGTATGACTCGACGGTCATCTCGGTTATCGTTGTTGACGAAAACGAGGCCCCGGAAGTCCGCGATACGATTTTCCATGTCCTAGAAAACCAGCCGATTGGCACTGTCGTCGACACGTTGCCCGTGTTGGACGAAGACCGGAACCTGGATTTCCTCCATAACACGCTCAAGATTATTGCCGGTGATTCGGACAAGTACGCTATTGGCGACAGTACCGGAGTCATCACGACCAAAGTCGTGTTGGATTACGAAGCCGACAAGTTCGATACATTGTTTGTGCAGGTCAAGGATTCTGACGGCAATGTGGATACCGCAAGGGTCATCATCGTTGTTGACAACGAAGTGGAAACGTCCACGATTGTCATTACGAAGGCCGAAACTCAGGACACGACCTGGGAGTTCCCGAAGGATACCCTTTATATCAACAGGACCGAGATTAACCTCTCTTGGACTGCCGACGGTATCCCGCAACCGGACACGCTCGTGACCGATTTGCACGAAGGTTTCAATACGGTGACGCTTACGTATTACGACAAGACGAAGGACCATGGGACTGTTGCAACCATCGTCATCTTTGTCTGCACGCGTACACCGGAAGTGAAGGTTGCCGTGGATGTCAAACCGCCCGTGGCGGACAACATCTACACGATTGTGGAACAGGTCCCTGCTTCGGATACCTCTTATTATGTGAACAAGACTGAAAACGTCATTCTAGTTGAGGTCCGGGAACCCATTCTCGATGCGACTTACACGGATTCTACGTGCAATTATTCCGAACAGAAAATGTCCATTACAGCCAAGTTGGACACTCTCGCTATTGGTGCAGACGTCTACAAGAAGATGAACGAAATTGCTAAAGCGAATATCCTGTTGGATATTACTCCTTCGGAACCGGCGACGAAGTCGAACGCCAACGATAGCCTTATCCTTGTGGAATATTTCACAAAGGCTGGAGGCGAAAAGGTGAAGGTCTCGTATTATACGGATTCTAAGGGAGATGTAATCAAGAATGCGGCCGGCATCGAGGTGATGACTGTTTCTTACGAGACGAAGGATAGCAAGGGCAACAAGATTACGGTGTCTTACCAGGCTGATGCAATAACGGGTAAGTTGATTGAACAGTGGAATGGTGGCACCTATATTGTCACGTACCCCTATACGGATAAGGCCGGGAGAACGATTGACATCTCCTATTTTGTGAGCTCCAAGGGCAAGGTGATGAAGAATGAAGAAGGCAACCCCGGCTTCGAGGTCGCTTATGAATATACCAACAAGCTGTTCGGCAATACGAGCCGTCGGTCGGTGTTTGTCGTTCTTGATACCATTAAGCCTGTTGTTAATATTGAAAGCCCTGCAGATGGCTCCAAGGTCCACACGAACTTCGTAAATGTCATTTGGACTGTGAACGACGTGAAGCAAGATACGTTGAACATGCAAGGCTTGGTTAAGGGTACGAACCCCATTATCCGTTACTATCGGGACAAGGCCGGAAATACGGATTCTGCGCTCGTCTTTGTGGTCTTGAAGAATCCGAAGGATTTGGATATCCATGTTGAAAAGCCGGTAACGGTGGTGACTTCGGATAGAGTGGAAGAATATTATGCGGAAGCTGGGGCTCCGAAGAAAAACCAGACATTTGCCGTAAGCGTGTACAATAATTCAAAGGCGGCTGAAGAGGAAATCTTAATTGGCGGGAAAATGAAGACGACCAAAGGTTCCGGCGACGAACCTTATCCTGGCAAGGAAGATCACTTGGGCCCGACAGTAACTATCGATGTGAAAATGCCTGTGGCTAGTTCCGTTGGCGGCCTCGCGACCTTTGACGACATTGTCTCGTCGGATGGACTGGTGTCTGTAGATGGCGTGGATGCTCAGGGGGGCAAGAAAATGGCTCCGTCTCAGTATGTCGCCGAGTATTGTACAGAGGAATTCCAGGAATCCTTCAGTGGGGACTTGAGCCGGCTGAATCTTTACAACACAAAACTGTCTGTGCATATTTGGGTTTATACAAATTTGGGCAATTTTGTTGATGACTACTCCTTTGATGTGGACTTGAACGATCCGGATTACGTCAACAAAGGTGGCATGCTTTCTATGGCCTTTGAATTGAAACCGGACCTTGGGGGCTATGTCCATACGAAGAGCGGCAAGTTAATGGGTACAGGGGCATACTTGTACAAGACCGAAGTGACTATGCGTACCACACTCCGCTGTACCTTGCCCCCGATTGCAGAAGGCATGCCGGCTGCAAACTTGAAGGGTGCAAAGCGTAAGGTGAGCGAGGACATGCTGCGTCCGTTCGGCTACAAGCGCCCGCCGATGAAGAAAAAGTGA